A genomic segment from Nocardia cyriacigeorgica GUH-2 encodes:
- a CDS encoding Gfo/Idh/MocA family protein, with translation MRIGIVGLLRGLYMAEWAERIGLEVAAICDRDTERLAAARARFPGALASREWADLVDAGLDSVILANDFDAHAELAVAFLDRGAHVLSETAACVSEQEGRELIAAAERSTATYSFAENYVFHPHARLVRESIESGEIGAVVAVEADYLHSLSPQDIDGLIGDPAHWRGRIAATAYCTHTVSPLLSLTRAWPVEVSAFPVGPDGARPAAVVLVIRLSDGTLALARHGFLAGEPDSHWSWISVRGAHGLAESLRAGGDGAWSVRVRTEGWTRPDGRPHEDIRQPRPHLVNGHPVDRMAEGTVVLLEGFRATMEHGAAPLIPVRSAVAASLVGVAGAHSLAEGGRPVRVPDVSA, from the coding sequence ATGCGTATCGGAATCGTCGGGTTGCTGCGCGGCCTGTATATGGCCGAGTGGGCCGAACGGATCGGACTCGAGGTAGCGGCGATCTGTGATCGCGACACCGAACGCCTGGCAGCAGCTCGCGCGAGGTTCCCGGGCGCCCTGGCGAGCCGGGAGTGGGCCGATCTAGTCGACGCGGGACTCGACAGTGTGATCCTCGCGAATGATTTCGACGCCCACGCCGAGCTCGCCGTGGCGTTCCTCGATCGTGGGGCCCACGTGCTGTCGGAGACGGCGGCCTGCGTGTCCGAGCAGGAGGGGCGTGAACTCATCGCCGCCGCCGAGCGGTCCACGGCTACTTACTCGTTCGCCGAAAACTATGTCTTCCATCCGCATGCGCGGCTGGTGCGTGAGTCGATCGAGTCCGGCGAGATCGGTGCTGTGGTGGCGGTGGAGGCCGACTATCTGCACAGCCTGTCGCCGCAGGATATCGACGGGCTCATCGGCGACCCGGCGCACTGGCGTGGACGCATTGCGGCGACGGCGTACTGCACGCACACGGTATCGCCGCTGCTGAGTCTCACCAGGGCGTGGCCGGTCGAGGTCAGTGCCTTCCCGGTAGGCCCGGACGGTGCACGTCCTGCCGCTGTCGTGCTGGTCATCCGGCTCTCGGATGGCACGCTGGCGCTGGCCCGGCACGGCTTCCTCGCCGGCGAACCCGACAGCCACTGGAGCTGGATATCGGTGCGCGGCGCGCACGGCCTGGCCGAATCGCTGCGTGCCGGCGGGGACGGCGCCTGGTCGGTCCGGGTACGCACGGAAGGCTGGACCCGGCCCGACGGGCGTCCGCATGAGGACATCCGTCAGCCCCGCCCCCACCTGGTGAACGGCCATCCGGTGGACCGGATGGCCGAGGGCACCGTCGTGCTGCTCGAGGGGTTCCGCGCCACCATGGAACACGGTGCGGCACCGTTGATTCCCGTGCGTTCGGCGGTTGCCGCGTCGCTGGTCGGGGTGGCCGGTGCGCATTCGCTCGCGGAGGGTGGGCGGCCGGTTCGGGTGCCGGACGTGTCGGCCTGA